The following proteins are encoded in a genomic region of Triticum dicoccoides isolate Atlit2015 ecotype Zavitan chromosome 1B, WEW_v2.0, whole genome shotgun sequence:
- the LOC119335638 gene encoding NAC domain-containing protein 96-like, translating to MGTMTLPPGFRFHPTDDELVGYYLKRRVDNLKIELEVIPVIDLYKCEPWELPEKSFLPKRDLEWFFFVPRDRKYPNGSRTNRATTTGYWKATGKDRKVSCDGGAVCGVRKTLVFYKGRAPGGERTDWVMHEYRLCQDLLHGASNFIGAYALCRVIKRTEAGLLHGDAVAKAKPGHQQMTKVGSSSSLVTTDQQLSSLTPSPPRLDIVGNAFQLHSSPSPLYGGEVMSGMGAPLGFPQQDAAGTFFIDGDLAGAGETTQAHMPFFDDMGVVSDHELRWDTLPLCTNNTFSSTAGAAELWNPAAPNAAAPMLCREASDDLAAFFSSLDENNMVVY from the exons ATGGGCACCATGACTCTGCCGCCCGGCTTCAGGTTCCACCCCACAGACGACGAGCTCgtcggctactacctcaagcggagggTCGACAACCTCAAGATCGAGCTCGAGGTCATCCCCGTCATCGACCTATACAAGTGCGAGCCATGGGAGTTGCCAG AGAAGTCGTTCCTGCCCAAGAGGGACCTGGAGTGGTTCTTCTTCGTGCCGCGGGACCGCAAGTACCCCAACGGGtcgcggaccaaccgggccaccaccacGGGGTACTGGAAGGCCACCGGCAAGGACCGCAAGGTGTCGTGCGACGGCGGCGCCGTCTGCGGCGTCAGGAAGACGCTGGTGTTCTACAAGGGCCGGGCCCCCGGCGGCGAGCGCACCGACTGGGTCATGCACGAGTACCGCCTCTGCCAGGACCTCCTCCACGGCGCCTCCAACTTCATCGGCGCCTACGCGCTCTGCCGCGTCATCAAGCGCACCGAGGCCGGCCTCCTGCACGGCGACGCGGTTGCCAAGGCCAAGCCGGGCCACCAGCAGATGACCAAGGTTGGGAGCAGCTCCTCCCTGGTCACCACGGACCAGCAGCTGAGCTCCCTCACGCCCAGCCCTCCGCGCCTCGACATCGTCGGCAACGCCTTCCAGCTTCACAGCTCCCCCTCTCCCCTGTACGGAGGGGAGGTGATGTCCGGCATGGGTGCGCCCCTGGGGTTCCCGCAGCAGGACGCCGCCGGCACATTCTTCATCGACGGCGACCTCGCCGGCGCAGGCGAGACGACGCAGGCGCACATGCCTTTCTTCGACGACATGGGCGTGGTCTCGGACCACGAGCTCAGATGGGACACCTTGCCGCTCTGCACTAACAACACCTTCTCCTCCACCGCCG GCGCGGCGGAGCTTTGGAACCCGGCGGCACCGAACGCCGCCGCCCCGATGCTGTGCAGGGAGGCGAGCGACGACCTGGCGGCGTTTTTCTCGTCCTTGGACGAAAACAACATGGTGGTCTACTGA